In Xanthomonas campestris pv. phormiicola, the DNA window GATCTCGTCGGCCTCGCGCCGCGCCGAGGTGTGGCGGCTCTTGCCGGTGGCGCGGCGCTGCAGGTCGTGGGCGAACTCGCTGGCGTCGAGTTCCAGCCCCGGCGGGCAGCCGTCGACCACGCAGCCGATCGCCGGCCCGTGCGATTCGCCGAAGGTGGTGACGGTCAGCAGGGTGCCGAAGCTGTTCGCGCTCATGGCCGCCGGCTCACCGGCTCGCGGCCAGGTCGGCGATGCGCGCATGGTGCGCGAGCAGCTCGCTGGCCTCCACCGCGAAGATGCCCATCTGCCCGACCTTGAACTCGACCCAGGCGAACTCGACTTCCGGCAGCAGCTGCACCAGCGCACGCTCGGATTCGCCGACTTCGCAGATCAGCAGGCCGTCCTCGCTCAGGTGCGCCGGCGCGTCGCGCAGGATCTTCAGCGCCAGGTCCAGGCCATCAAAGCCGGCGCGCAGGCCCAGTTCCGGCTCGTGCGCGTATTCGGGCGGCAGCGCGTCGGTCTCGGCATGGGTGACGTAGGGCGGATTGGTGACGATCAGTTCGTAGCGGCGCCCGCCCAGCCCGGCGAACAGGTCGGACTTGACCAGCGCGACGTTGTCGGCCAGCAGCCGCGCCTTGTTCTCCGCGGCCAGGGCCAGCGCGTCGTCGCTGATGTCGACCGCGTCCACCTGCCAGTTCGGGTTGTAGTGGCCCATCGCGATGGCGATGCAGCCCGAGCCGGTGCACAGGTCGAGCGCGCGGCTGACCTCGCGCCCGGCCAGCCACGGCTCGAAGCCGGCCTCGATCAGCTCGGCGATCGGCGAGCGCGGCACCAGCGCGCGCGCGTCGCTCTTGAAGCTGAGCCCGGCGAACCAGGCCTCGCCGGTCAGGTAGGCGGCGGGGATGCGCTCGGCGATGCGGCGCTCGAACAGCGCCAGCACCTGCGCCTTTTCCGGCGTGGTGACGCGCGCGCCGCCGTAGGCCGGGCCCAGGTCGTGCGGCAGGTGCAGCGCGTGCAGCACCAGTTGCGTGGCTTCGTCCAGGGCGTTGTCGTAGCTGTGGCCGAAGCTCAGTTCGGCGGCATTGAAACGGCTGGTGCCGTAGCGGATCAGGTCGATGATCGTGTGGAGTTCGGCGGCCGCGTCGGCAGTCATGGCAACAGGCAAGGCAATTCGGCCCCCGATTATAGAGGCCCGGCCGCTATCATGAGCGTTCGTTGCAAGGGAAATCAGTATGTTCAACCGCAACTTCGGCATCGTCCT includes these proteins:
- the prmB gene encoding 50S ribosomal protein L3 N(5)-glutamine methyltransferase → MTADAAAELHTIIDLIRYGTSRFNAAELSFGHSYDNALDEATQLVLHALHLPHDLGPAYGGARVTTPEKAQVLALFERRIAERIPAAYLTGEAWFAGLSFKSDARALVPRSPIAELIEAGFEPWLAGREVSRALDLCTGSGCIAIAMGHYNPNWQVDAVDISDDALALAAENKARLLADNVALVKSDLFAGLGGRRYELIVTNPPYVTHAETDALPPEYAHEPELGLRAGFDGLDLALKILRDAPAHLSEDGLLICEVGESERALVQLLPEVEFAWVEFKVGQMGIFAVEASELLAHHARIADLAASR